The following are from one region of the Mycolicibacterium diernhoferi genome:
- a CDS encoding cytochrome P450 family protein, producing MLFLSKSFVDDPHTVYRQLRHDGPAHQVTMWNGLRAWLITGYDEARALMTDPRIKKDGVRAAGLYPTGTATTVGSVLGNNMLFKDPPDHTRLRRFVTATFTAHAVQRLRPGVEEIAEELLDAIDPGTPVDLMTALAQPLPIRVIGELLGVPTAERDRFKSLVLPIFTSTDAEVVGPAQRELTELLRDVMSIKRSQPGEDLLSGLIGRRDDGDQLSEEELLGTAFLLIIAGYDTTVNLIGNGILELARHPDQLAALRADRALLPGAIEEMLRFESPLNTATIRFTAEPVTVGQAEIPAGELVLIALLSANRDERYFPDADRFDITRDGQRHMAFGHGIHHCLGAPLARMEAEIAFGKLLSRFADIRLDTAEPPAYRATTLMRGLHALPVTLKAA from the coding sequence ATGCTGTTCCTGTCCAAATCGTTCGTCGACGATCCACACACCGTCTATCGGCAGCTGCGCCACGACGGCCCGGCCCATCAGGTGACCATGTGGAATGGCCTGCGGGCGTGGCTGATCACCGGCTACGACGAGGCCCGAGCCCTGATGACCGACCCCCGGATCAAGAAGGACGGGGTGAGGGCGGCCGGCCTGTACCCCACCGGCACGGCCACCACGGTCGGTTCGGTGCTCGGCAACAACATGCTGTTCAAGGATCCACCGGACCACACCCGGCTGCGCCGCTTCGTCACCGCGACCTTCACCGCTCATGCGGTACAGCGGCTGCGTCCGGGCGTCGAGGAGATCGCCGAGGAGTTGCTCGACGCGATCGATCCGGGCACTCCGGTCGATCTGATGACGGCGCTGGCCCAGCCGCTGCCGATCCGGGTGATCGGCGAGTTGCTCGGGGTGCCGACCGCGGAGCGGGACCGGTTCAAGTCTCTGGTCCTGCCGATATTCACCAGTACCGATGCCGAGGTGGTGGGACCGGCACAGCGCGAACTGACCGAACTGCTGCGCGATGTCATGTCGATCAAACGGTCACAGCCCGGCGAGGATCTGCTCAGCGGCCTGATCGGTCGTCGCGATGACGGGGATCAACTGTCCGAGGAGGAATTGCTCGGCACCGCTTTCCTGCTCATCATCGCGGGATACGACACCACGGTGAACCTCATCGGCAACGGGATCCTCGAATTGGCGCGCCACCCGGATCAGCTCGCCGCGCTGCGCGCGGACCGCGCCCTGCTGCCGGGCGCCATCGAGGAGATGCTGCGGTTCGAGAGCCCGCTCAACACCGCGACGATCCGGTTCACCGCAGAACCCGTCACCGTCGGGCAGGCCGAGATACCGGCCGGCGAGTTGGTGTTGATCGCGCTGCTGTCGGCGAACCGGGACGAGCGTTACTTCCCGGACGCCGACCGTTTCGACATCACCCGCGACGGCCAGCGGCACATGGCCTTCGGCCACGGAATCCACCACTGCTTGGGTGCCCCGCTGGCCCGGATGGAGGCCGAGATCGCGTTCGGCAAGCTGCTGTCCCGGTTCGCCGACATCCGTCTGGACACGGCCGAGCCGCCGGCCTACCGGGCCACCACCTTGATGCGGGGTCTGCATGCCCTGCCGGTCACTTTGAAAGCCGCCTGA